One genomic window of Syngnathoides biaculeatus isolate LvHL_M chromosome 13, ASM1980259v1, whole genome shotgun sequence includes the following:
- the chrng gene encoding acetylcholine receptor subunit gamma, whose amino-acid sequence MHSPLCVSILVKIFMISARASALNLEGELFKDLMKGYNKNVRPVENTGDVTQVGIKMTLTNLISLNEKEEVLTTSVWIEMKWCDYRLRWDRLPRSSLYKNITSQLRVPSKHIWLPDIILENNVDGQFEVALYCNALVSPDGCVYWLPPAIYRSACAITVNYFPFDWQNCTMVFRSQTYSANEIELVLKKEENQTLEWVDIDPEAFTENGEWVIKHRPAKKVINNQYTKDDLEYQELVYFLIIQRKPLFYIINIIVPCVLFSSLCLLVYYLPAKAGGQKCTMSIATLLGQTVFLLLIARKVPETSKAVPLIVKYLMFVMSVTTMVVMNCVINLNVSLRTPNTHVMSDKVRKIFLNVLPQLLRMHMQPWMPDHDTSAKTVNGDTQVNDSNKVHLVPCRRHSSMMLINKAEEYKLKTARTELMFARLRERNGLMKSVFETLNKGLEGVTAEQLSVSLAKAAPELKQCVTSCTQIAEMTKQDNNFQNENEEWIRVARVIDRVCFIFMALLFFVGTIAIFLLGHFNQPPSHPFLGDPKKYLPITNNLTEVLDTRP is encoded by the exons ATGCATTCTCCACTCTGTGTGTCAATCCTCGtgaagatttttatgatttccgCAAGAG CATCAGCCCTCAACCTCGAAGGGGAACTTTTCAAGGACTTAATGAAAGGGTACAACAAGAACGTGCGGCCCGTGGAGAATACTGGGGATGTCACTCAGGTGGGCATTAAAATGACCCTTACCAACCTCATCTCCCTG AATGAAAAGGAGGAAGTCCTGACGACTAGTGTTTGGATCGAAATG AAATGGTGCGACTACAGGCTCAGGTGGGACAGACTGCCCAGGTCATCTTTATATAAGAACATCACGTCGCAGCTACGTGTCCCCTCCAAACATATCTGGCTTCCCGACATTATCCTGGAGAACAA TGTTGATGGACAATTCGAAGTAGCTCTGTACTGCAACGCGCTGGTGTCTCCTGACGGCTGCGTGTACTGGTTGCCTCCCGCTATCTACCGCAGCGCCTGTGCCATCACTGTCAACTATTTCCCCTTCGACTGGCAGAATTGTACCATGGTGTTCCG CTCCCAGACCTACAGTGCCAATGAGATTGAACTTGTTctgaaaaaggaggaaaacCAAACTCTGGAGTGGGTTGATATTGACCCCGAGGCTTTTACAG AAAATGGAGAATGGGTCATTAAACACAGGCCAGCGAAGAAGGTGATTAACAACCAGTACACCAAGGATGACCTGGAATACCAAGAGTTGGTCTATTTCCTCATCATCCAGAGAAAGCCCCTCTTCtacatcatcaacatcatcgTTCCTTGCGTGCTCTTTTCTTCTCTCTGCCTGCTGGTTTATTACCTACCCGCCAaag CCGGTGGTCAGAAATGTACCATGTCTATTGCCACTCTTCTTGGCCAAACTGTGTTCCTCCTCCTCATTGCCAGAAAGGTTCCGGAGACATCCAAGGCGGTTCCTCTTATTGTAAA GTATCTCATGTTCGTGATGTCTGTGACAACCATGGTGGTGATGAACTGTGTGATCAATCTCAATGTCTCCCTGAGAACTCCAAACACTCACGTGATGTCGGACAAAGTCAGAAAG ATATTTCTGAACGTTCTGCCTCAGCTGCTGAGGATGCACATGCAGCCCTGGATGCCAGATCACGACACCTCCGCTAAAACCGTCAATGGTGACACTCAAGTCAACGATAGCAACAAAGTACACCTGGTCCCATGCCGGCGCCACAGCTCGATGATGTTGATTAATAAGGCGGAGGAATATAAACTGAAAACAGCTCGGACTGAACTCATGTTTGCCCGACTCAGAGAGAGAAACGGACTTATGAAGTCAGTGTTTGAGACGTTGA ACAAAGGCCTCGAAGGGGTAACGGCAGAGCAACTGAGTGTGAGCCTGGCCAAAGCTGCCCCTGAACTCAAGCAATGTGTCACTTCGTGTACACAAATCGCTGAGATGACAAAACAGGACAACAACTTTCAAAAC GAGAATGAAGAGTGGATTCGGGTTGCTCGGGTCATTGACAGGGTCTGCTTCATTTTCATGGCTCTGCTCTTTTTTGTCGGGACCATTGCGATCTTCCTGTTGGGCCACTTCAACCAGCCTCCTTCTCATCCCTTCTTGGGGGATCCCAAGAAGTACCTTCCCATAACCAACAATCTCACGGAGGTACTCGATACCAGGCCGTGA
- the LOC133511165 gene encoding phospholipid scramblase 2: MSAVTNQPLPYARLERENHIRMIFRAFQTKRNAVCECHPHSGLLRNEEGPGGSSNSLSVLDEVSQFHINARPQLQGPQCVPQKIYNIATGPSRSQLFVVLEESSCVCLQCCGPARSCSLQGFDHQGQQVFYFDRPLRMDACCLGCCLMEISAYTGRRQLIGTVHQRWSMFTPLFEVKDSQGSSAGQIQSACCPSRCLSNQQFQIVSNIGDNIGTIWKKWPGFQQERNMDHEYFGMEVPLDMDSQTKLLLLAATFLLNYMFFEMS, encoded by the exons ATGTCCGCCGTGACCAATCAACCTCTTCCCTATGCCCGACTGGAGCGAGAGAATCACATTCGTATGATCTTCCGAGCCTTCCAGACCAAACGCAATGCCGTGTGCGAGTGCCACCCTCACTCAGGTCTGCTGAGGAACGAGGAGGGTCCCGGAGGCTCGTCAAACTCTTTGAGCGTGTTGGATGAAGTCAGTCAGTTTCATATCAATGCGAGACCACAACTTCAGG GTCCACAGTGTGTTCCTCAGAAGATCTACAACATTGCCACAGGACCTAGCAGGTCACAATTGTTTGTGGTGCTGGAAG AGAGTTCATGCGTGTGCCTTCAATGTTGTGGTCCAGCTCGGTCTTGCTCCTTGCAGGGCTTTGACCACCAAGGGCAGCAGGTTTTCTACTTCGACAGACCTCTCAGGATGGACGCCTGCTGCCTGGGATGCTGCCTCATGGAAATTAGCGCCTACACGGGGCGGAGGCAACTCATCGGCACCGTGCACCAAAG GTGGAGCATGTTCACGCCTCTCTTCGAAGTCAAAGACTCCCAAGGATCGTCTGCGGGACAAATTCAGAGCGCATGTTGCCCAAGCCGCTGCTTGTCAAATCAGCAATTCCAG attgTTTCCAATATTGGCGATAATATTGGTACCATATGGAAGAAATGGCCTGGCTTTCAGCAAGAGCGTAACATGGACCATGAATACTTCGGGATGGAGG TGCCACTTGACATGGATTCACAAACTAAATTGTTGCTACTGGCAGCCACATTCTTACTA aattaCATGTTCTTTGAGATGAGCTGA
- the eif4e2 gene encoding eukaryotic translation initiation factor 4E type 2 isoform X2: MPCASTCTQRARSPSCGIQREEAEVARRETPTRKRMNNKFDALKDDDSGDHDQEQGSLKDGEKEKIEDNDKEQNSTRKKMVIPGVGEHPLQYNYTFWYSRRNPGRPASTQSYEQNIKQIGSFASVEQFWRFYSHMIRPGDLTGHSDFHLFKEGIKPMWEDDANKMGGKWIIRLRKGLASRCWENLILAMLGEQFMVGEEICGAVVSVRFQEDIISIWNKTASDQATTARIRDTLRRVLNLPPNTIMEYKTHTDSIKAWEDFHGLVNASSGR, encoded by the exons ATGCCGTGCGCGTCCACGTGTACGCAGCGTGCGCGCTCCCCTTCCTGCGGAATTCAACGAGAGGAGGCTGAGGTCGCCCGACGAGAGACTCCCACAAGGAAAAGAATGAACAATAAATTTGATGC ATTGAAAGATGACGACAGCGGTGACCACGACCAGGAACAAGGCTCACTGAAAGatggtgagaaggaaaaaatCGAAGACAACGACAAGGAACAGAACTCCACGAGGAAAAAA ATGGTGATTCCAGGGGTAGGTGAGCACCCTCTTCAGTACAACTACACATTTTGGTACTCCAGACGGAACCCAGGGCGGCCGGCAAGCACTCAGAGCTACGAGCAGAACATCAAACAGATCGGCAGCTTCGCCTCG GTTGAGCAGTTCTGGCGTTTCTACAGTCACATGATCCGACCCGGCGACCTAACGGGCCACAGTGACTTCCATCTTTTCAAAGAAGGCATCAAACCCATGTGGGAG GATGACGCCAACAAGATGGGCGGCAAGTGGATCATCCGTCTCAGGAAAGGCCTGGCGTCTCGCTGCTGGGAGAACCTGATCCTGGCCATGCTAGGAGAGCAGTTCATGGTTGGCGAGGAGATTTGTGGCGCTGTTGTGTCTGTCCGCTTCCAG GAGGACATCATCTCCATCTGGAACAAAACGGCTAGCGACCAGGCCACCACAGCCCGCATCAGAGACACACTGCGACGAGTCCTCAACCTGCCCCCCAACACCATCATGGAGTacaagacacacacagacagcaTTAA AGCCTGGGAAGACTTCCATGGTCTGGTGAATGCTAGCAGTGGACGTTAG
- the eif4e2 gene encoding eukaryotic translation initiation factor 4E type 2 isoform X3 has product MMELAKMMWANSGEGFNKRLKDDDSGDHDQEQGSLKDGEKEKIEDNDKEQNSTRKKMVIPGVGEHPLQYNYTFWYSRRNPGRPASTQSYEQNIKQIGSFASVEQFWRFYSHMIRPGDLTGHSDFHLFKEGIKPMWEDDANKMGGKWIIRLRKGLASRCWENLILAMLGEQFMVGEEICGAVVSVRFQEDIISIWNKTASDQATTARIRDTLRRVLNLPPNTIMEYKTHTDSIKAWEDFHGLVNASSGR; this is encoded by the exons ATGATGGAGCTCGCAAAAATGATGTGGGCGAACTCTGGCGAGGGTTTTAACAAGAG ATTGAAAGATGACGACAGCGGTGACCACGACCAGGAACAAGGCTCACTGAAAGatggtgagaaggaaaaaatCGAAGACAACGACAAGGAACAGAACTCCACGAGGAAAAAA ATGGTGATTCCAGGGGTAGGTGAGCACCCTCTTCAGTACAACTACACATTTTGGTACTCCAGACGGAACCCAGGGCGGCCGGCAAGCACTCAGAGCTACGAGCAGAACATCAAACAGATCGGCAGCTTCGCCTCG GTTGAGCAGTTCTGGCGTTTCTACAGTCACATGATCCGACCCGGCGACCTAACGGGCCACAGTGACTTCCATCTTTTCAAAGAAGGCATCAAACCCATGTGGGAG GATGACGCCAACAAGATGGGCGGCAAGTGGATCATCCGTCTCAGGAAAGGCCTGGCGTCTCGCTGCTGGGAGAACCTGATCCTGGCCATGCTAGGAGAGCAGTTCATGGTTGGCGAGGAGATTTGTGGCGCTGTTGTGTCTGTCCGCTTCCAG GAGGACATCATCTCCATCTGGAACAAAACGGCTAGCGACCAGGCCACCACAGCCCGCATCAGAGACACACTGCGACGAGTCCTCAACCTGCCCCCCAACACCATCATGGAGTacaagacacacacagacagcaTTAA AGCCTGGGAAGACTTCCATGGTCTGGTGAATGCTAGCAGTGGACGTTAG
- the eif4e2 gene encoding eukaryotic translation initiation factor 4E type 2 isoform X1 — MNNKFDALKDDDSGDHDQEQGSLKDGEKEKIEDNDKEQNSTRKKMVIPGVGEHPLQYNYTFWYSRRNPGRPASTQSYEQNIKQIGSFASVEQFWRFYSHMIRPGDLTGHSDFHLFKEGIKPMWEDDANKMGGKWIIRLRKGLASRCWENLILAMLGEQFMVGEEICGAVVSVRFQEDIISIWNKTASDQATTARIRDTLRRVLNLPPNTIMEYKTHTDSIKYSLGRLPWSGEC; from the exons ATGAACAATAAATTTGATGC ATTGAAAGATGACGACAGCGGTGACCACGACCAGGAACAAGGCTCACTGAAAGatggtgagaaggaaaaaatCGAAGACAACGACAAGGAACAGAACTCCACGAGGAAAAAA ATGGTGATTCCAGGGGTAGGTGAGCACCCTCTTCAGTACAACTACACATTTTGGTACTCCAGACGGAACCCAGGGCGGCCGGCAAGCACTCAGAGCTACGAGCAGAACATCAAACAGATCGGCAGCTTCGCCTCG GTTGAGCAGTTCTGGCGTTTCTACAGTCACATGATCCGACCCGGCGACCTAACGGGCCACAGTGACTTCCATCTTTTCAAAGAAGGCATCAAACCCATGTGGGAG GATGACGCCAACAAGATGGGCGGCAAGTGGATCATCCGTCTCAGGAAAGGCCTGGCGTCTCGCTGCTGGGAGAACCTGATCCTGGCCATGCTAGGAGAGCAGTTCATGGTTGGCGAGGAGATTTGTGGCGCTGTTGTGTCTGTCCGCTTCCAG GAGGACATCATCTCCATCTGGAACAAAACGGCTAGCGACCAGGCCACCACAGCCCGCATCAGAGACACACTGCGACGAGTCCTCAACCTGCCCCCCAACACCATCATGGAGTacaagacacacacagacagcaTTAAGTAT AGCCTGGGAAGACTTCCATGGTCTGGTGAATGCTAG